In the genome of Myxococcus stipitatus, one region contains:
- a CDS encoding pentapeptide repeat-containing protein, which yields MATSDGADKALAERLQREEYFANETFEGVDLQGLELRDKEFYRCTFESCQLQESRWQRTVFEACVVRGSNVTRARFLSTGLREVRFEGSKLMGIDWSDLSSNPELSFQECGLSYCSFVGLSLRKTPFLKCVARESNFYDLDLTDADFTGSDLGGSNFRGCMLLRADFSDTTGVFLDPSVNKLKDTRVPIETAVGLARNLGMLVAGFHDEAPKRAGRKSRPSP from the coding sequence ATGGCGACGAGTGACGGTGCGGACAAGGCCCTGGCGGAGCGGCTGCAACGCGAGGAGTACTTCGCGAACGAGACCTTCGAGGGTGTCGACCTCCAAGGTCTCGAGCTGCGCGACAAGGAGTTCTACCGGTGCACCTTCGAGAGCTGCCAGCTCCAGGAGAGCCGCTGGCAGCGCACCGTCTTCGAGGCGTGTGTGGTTCGCGGCAGCAACGTCACGCGAGCCCGGTTCCTCTCCACCGGGCTCCGGGAGGTGCGCTTCGAGGGCTCCAAGCTCATGGGCATCGACTGGAGCGACCTGTCCTCGAACCCCGAGCTGAGCTTCCAGGAGTGTGGCCTCTCCTACTGCTCCTTCGTGGGGCTCAGCCTGAGGAAGACGCCCTTCCTCAAGTGTGTCGCGCGGGAGTCGAACTTCTATGACCTGGACCTGACGGACGCGGACTTCACGGGGTCGGACCTGGGCGGCAGCAACTTCCGGGGCTGCATGCTGCTGCGTGCGGACTTCTCCGACACGACGGGCGTGTTCCTCGACCCGTCGGTGAACAAGCTCAAGGACACGCGGGTCCCCATCGAGACCGCGGTCGGGCTCGCCCGGAACCTGGGCATGCTCGTCGCGGGCTTCCACGATGAGGCCCCCAAGCGCGCGGGACGCAAGTCGCGTCCGTCCCCGTGA